The Bacteroides acidifaciens genome includes a region encoding these proteins:
- a CDS encoding peptidase M26 has translation MNITQIGRFGMLLMMASVAISCSDPNPLDSYTRVPFEKTETDDGNSDGDGDGAGGLFEKGNGTDSKPYVIMNGTQIKNMRSVLKSGIKVYFQLGADIDMAGIDDWQSLNGSGDFPYEIDFDGDSHVIKNFKCSAGDYPSFFGVLCGDCRNVGFVDASVSSTRQGIGIITGYLGLKDKGNGSKTGRIVNCFTTGEVTGSGAAGGIAGVLANSYDGQESYIKNCYSSATVNDQAASGGKAGGIAGRKVGVGGFIENCYAYGAVSATKGGIGGILGQIDKNCDIAIKNCVAWSNLTGTDASSTVGRIVGVSASLGSYENCYACESIILKVNGGTITTSDESSATGTTFHGVAKTVDELGNIIVAWNPNLWKKGTDAYPVFQWAEK, from the coding sequence ATGAATATTACTCAAATAGGCAGATTTGGGATGCTGTTGATGATGGCATCTGTTGCAATCTCGTGTTCTGACCCTAATCCTTTAGATTCTTATACTCGTGTTCCATTTGAAAAGACGGAAACGGATGATGGAAATAGTGATGGTGACGGAGACGGTGCCGGCGGTTTGTTCGAGAAAGGAAACGGAACGGACAGCAAACCTTATGTGATAATGAATGGGACGCAGATTAAGAATATGCGCAGTGTGCTGAAATCGGGAATAAAAGTTTATTTCCAATTGGGTGCTGATATTGATATGGCAGGTATTGATGACTGGCAATCGCTGAATGGTTCAGGGGATTTTCCTTATGAGATAGATTTTGACGGAGACAGCCATGTCATTAAAAACTTTAAATGCTCTGCCGGTGATTATCCGAGTTTCTTCGGAGTATTGTGCGGTGATTGCCGTAATGTAGGCTTTGTTGACGCTTCTGTATCGTCTACTCGGCAAGGCATTGGAATTATCACCGGTTATCTTGGACTTAAAGACAAGGGAAATGGCAGTAAGACGGGAAGAATTGTGAATTGCTTTACGACCGGGGAAGTGACAGGTTCAGGTGCGGCAGGTGGAATAGCCGGCGTACTGGCAAATAGCTATGATGGACAGGAAAGTTATATAAAGAACTGTTATTCAAGTGCAACCGTCAACGACCAAGCGGCAAGCGGCGGAAAAGCAGGTGGTATTGCCGGACGGAAAGTTGGTGTGGGTGGCTTTATTGAGAACTGCTATGCATATGGAGCAGTCAGTGCAACCAAAGGTGGCATAGGCGGTATTTTGGGGCAAATCGACAAGAATTGTGATATTGCTATCAAGAACTGTGTAGCGTGGAGTAATCTGACCGGAACAGATGCTTCGTCAACCGTAGGGCGTATTGTCGGTGTCTCTGCTTCTTTGGGCAGCTATGAGAACTGTTATGCTTGTGAAAGCATCATACTGAAAGTGAACGGAGGTACGATTACCACGTCAGATGAATCATCAGCCACAGGAACGACGTTTCATGGAGTTGCAAAGACTGTGGATGAACTGGGAAATATTATCGTAGCCTGGAATCCGAATCTTTGGAAAAAAGGAACGGACGCTTACCCGGTATTCCAGTGGGCTGAGAAATGA
- a CDS encoding endonuclease/exonuclease/phosphatase family protein — translation MKNMISYICLLAAVFANLSCADDMDNSKFDNMIPYGKQEVSYTYPKGEDNLRVLTFNIRHCAGSDDVINYDRTAAIINGMEPDIVCLQEVDYMTTRSNKVDQLKTLADKTGMNHYFSKSITYQGGEYGNGLLFKGTPVSTRTYPLPGAELRSAAIAEFENYVVISTHLALEENNRIESAKLLTQLAKEYKKVVYMAGDFNEDLMNGAFFTELKKEWNVVSSTENTFPTGQSTKRIDFVVALKSPATSVVKSNVVYNLDGVNVSMASDHYPLYCDFRKVTALEEFPKAAGDLRIANYFTKNCAGTDGIIDYDRIAAVINKMNSDIICLQGLDKETERSSGIDQLNTLAQKSNMHDYFAKAIDYKGGEFGVGILTKDEPISVDRYQMPGKSEMRAAMVVEYEKFVVASTNFDTDMAKRIEALQTLHTKLSAYNKPAFLAGYFNEGNLESDFFKKVKEDWNLLSADKSTENGGKQRRLDFIVSLKDHDVTVTQADVMEYLTGADVATASSHYPLFCDFTGLK, via the coding sequence ATGAAAAATATGATTTCTTATATATGTCTTCTGGCAGCAGTGTTTGCCAACTTGTCCTGTGCCGATGACATGGACAACTCCAAGTTTGATAATATGATACCCTATGGTAAGCAGGAGGTTTCTTATACTTACCCGAAAGGAGAGGATAATCTCAGAGTACTGACTTTTAACATAAGGCATTGCGCCGGTAGCGATGATGTGATTAATTATGACAGAACTGCAGCTATTATCAATGGGATGGAGCCTGATATTGTTTGCTTGCAGGAAGTGGACTATATGACTACCCGCAGCAATAAAGTCGACCAGTTGAAAACCTTGGCGGATAAAACAGGAATGAATCACTATTTCAGCAAGTCAATCACCTATCAGGGAGGTGAATACGGAAACGGTCTTTTATTTAAAGGAACACCGGTCAGTACGCGGACTTACCCGCTTCCCGGTGCCGAACTTCGTTCTGCTGCTATAGCCGAATTTGAGAACTATGTAGTCATCTCCACGCACCTGGCTCTGGAAGAAAATAACAGAATAGAGTCTGCGAAGTTATTGACACAGCTTGCCAAAGAATACAAAAAGGTAGTGTATATGGCAGGTGACTTTAATGAGGACTTGATGAACGGGGCATTCTTTACGGAGTTGAAAAAGGAATGGAATGTAGTTAGTTCTACGGAAAATACTTTCCCTACGGGGCAATCTACCAAGCGCATCGACTTTGTTGTGGCATTGAAGAGTCCTGCAACGAGTGTGGTGAAATCGAATGTCGTGTATAATCTGGACGGTGTTAACGTTTCGATGGCTTCCGACCATTATCCTCTTTATTGCGATTTCCGCAAGGTGACGGCACTCGAAGAATTTCCGAAAGCCGCGGGAGATTTGCGCATAGCTAATTACTTCACGAAAAACTGTGCCGGTACGGACGGAATTATTGACTATGACCGCATCGCTGCTGTTATAAATAAAATGAATTCCGATATTATCTGCTTGCAGGGACTGGATAAGGAGACGGAGCGCTCAAGCGGCATAGACCAGTTGAATACATTGGCGCAAAAGAGTAATATGCATGATTATTTTGCTAAAGCGATTGATTACAAGGGCGGGGAGTTTGGCGTAGGTATATTGACGAAAGACGAACCAATCAGTGTGGACAGGTATCAGATGCCGGGAAAGAGTGAGATGCGTGCGGCAATGGTAGTGGAATATGAGAAATTTGTGGTGGCCAGTACGAATTTTGATACGGATATGGCTAAACGTATCGAGGCGCTTCAGACATTGCATACGAAGTTGTCCGCTTATAACAAGCCGGCATTCTTGGCTGGCTATTTCAATGAAGGTAATTTGGAAAGCGACTTCTTCAAGAAAGTAAAGGAAGACTGGAATCTTCTTAGTGCGGACAAGTCGACTGAAAACGGTGGAAAACAGCGTCGTCTGGACTTTATTGTATCTTTGAAAGACCATGACGTTACTGTGACGCAAGCCGACGTGATGGAATATCTGACCGGAGCTGATGTTGCGACCGCTTCTTCACACTATCCTCTCTTCTGTGACTTCACAGGGTTGAAATAA
- a CDS encoding SusC/RagA family TonB-linked outer membrane protein, producing MNDRRNSFFRLFLLILLCMGVQSLGAQTVTKVFKNEPLKAVLKEVERQTKYSIIYKTDEVNENKRITASFQRATVNNVLAAVLDKDVEYKLQNRMIIITKKMVRNIAAASSQSLHRVMGKVVDVNGEPVIGASIQVVGQSMGTITNLDGEFTLSSVPVNAVVVVSYIGFEKKEIKVSELQKSSRVMLREDTATLEEVVVVGYGTQKKINLTGAVVVVDSKTMEDRPVPRASQMLQGTVPNMNVTFGSGYPGASATINIRGVNSISGNASPLVLIDGIEGDIDRLNPNDIASISVLKDASSAAIYGARASYGVILVTTKEGSARKTTVSYDGRYSWSNQTTSTDFETRGYYSAGINDLFYTNYNGKPYTNYTEEDYRQLWLRRNDKTENPERPWVVTDQRDGRDTYVYYGNFDWYNYLYRKNRPMWEHNISVSGGNDKLNYYLSGNTVDQTGIFRQNPDKYKVYNFRSKISAKITPRLTISNNTKYHYNSYSYPGLSGINNNFNTAVNHALASFVPVNPDGSAVYLTSLSNSAVLDGMGAILAYGKHKNEDQRYEFSTTFEASFNVMKNLNVRANYSYLHYNYQTMNRTVNVPYSKYPGEISYLATGNGVNQLKETQTNHWYQAFNVYGDYMLDIADHQFKIMAGYNYETKRLKDIKVSRQGLLSDDLNDLNLAVGDAMTMSGGQNEYALLGAFYRFNYSYKGGRYLFETSGRYDGSSRFRSGHRFGFFPSASVGWRISEEPFFGNLKKNIDNVKLRLSYGSLGNQQVGYYDYIQTIDTNGTMNYIFGDQKKGSYASVSDPNSADLTWETVSTWNVGLDLGFFNNRLNLTADAYIRDTKGMQTSGKKLPGAYGANEPKQNAANLRTKGWELMLTWNDAFKLANKPFRYNLSVGLADNTSEITKFDNPSKILSDYYVGQKLGDIWGYVVDGLFRTDEEAASYNVDQSAVNFVINTAQVNPGLHAGDMKFVDLDGDHKISSGSNTADDPGDRKIIGNSLPRYTYSIQGGFDWYGFDFSIYLQGVGHQDWYPGTNSVFFWGPYARPYSSFIPRDFLSNVWSPENPDAYFPRPIGYLALGNNRSLGVVNDRYLQNLAYCRVKNITVGYTIPAIWTKKVKIERLHIYFSGENLFTFSPLKSDYIDPEQASAENSIKSANGNAKLYPWSKTYSFGVNVTF from the coding sequence ATGAATGACCGAAGAAACTCATTTTTTAGGCTGTTTCTCCTGATTCTGTTATGTATGGGCGTCCAGTCACTTGGGGCGCAGACGGTAACGAAGGTCTTTAAAAATGAGCCGCTAAAGGCGGTATTGAAAGAAGTTGAGCGGCAGACAAAGTACTCCATTATCTATAAAACGGACGAGGTTAACGAAAACAAGAGAATAACGGCTTCCTTTCAACGGGCAACCGTTAATAATGTGCTTGCCGCTGTTTTGGATAAAGATGTAGAGTACAAGCTGCAAAACCGGATGATTATCATCACGAAGAAGATGGTACGAAATATTGCTGCCGCCTCGTCACAGTCTTTACACCGGGTTATGGGGAAAGTAGTCGATGTGAATGGTGAGCCGGTAATCGGTGCCAGTATACAGGTGGTAGGACAGTCTATGGGAACGATTACGAATTTGGATGGTGAATTTACATTGTCGTCCGTTCCGGTCAATGCGGTAGTAGTAGTGTCCTATATCGGATTTGAGAAGAAGGAAATCAAAGTCTCCGAGTTGCAGAAATCTTCGAGAGTGATGCTCCGTGAGGATACAGCGACGTTGGAAGAAGTGGTAGTCGTTGGTTATGGCACTCAAAAGAAAATCAACCTGACGGGGGCTGTTGTTGTAGTAGATAGTAAAACGATGGAAGACAGACCTGTACCGAGAGCTTCGCAGATGCTGCAAGGAACAGTACCTAATATGAATGTAACCTTCGGTTCGGGTTATCCGGGGGCTTCGGCAACCATCAATATCCGTGGTGTCAATTCTATTAGCGGCAACGCGTCGCCGCTGGTTCTGATTGACGGTATAGAGGGAGACATCGACCGCTTGAACCCGAATGACATCGCATCCATTTCAGTGCTGAAAGATGCTTCTTCGGCTGCCATTTACGGTGCGCGTGCCTCTTATGGTGTTATTCTTGTGACTACAAAAGAAGGTTCTGCCCGTAAGACTACCGTATCGTATGATGGAAGATATTCATGGAGCAATCAGACGACTTCTACCGATTTTGAAACCAGAGGCTATTATTCGGCAGGTATCAATGACTTGTTTTATACCAACTATAATGGAAAGCCTTATACCAACTACACAGAAGAAGACTACCGCCAACTCTGGCTGCGCCGGAATGATAAAACGGAGAACCCGGAACGTCCCTGGGTAGTGACCGACCAACGCGACGGAAGAGATACATACGTCTATTACGGTAACTTTGACTGGTATAATTATCTCTATCGTAAAAACAGGCCGATGTGGGAACATAATATCAGTGTCAGCGGGGGAAATGACAAACTGAACTATTACTTATCTGGAAATACAGTTGATCAGACTGGTATTTTCAGGCAGAACCCGGACAAGTACAAGGTGTATAACTTCAGAAGCAAAATCTCGGCTAAAATAACCCCCAGACTGACTATCAGCAATAATACGAAGTATCATTACAATAGTTACTCTTATCCGGGATTATCGGGTATCAATAACAACTTCAATACCGCAGTGAATCATGCGTTGGCCAGCTTCGTTCCTGTCAATCCTGACGGTAGTGCCGTGTATCTGACTTCATTGAGCAATTCCGCTGTTTTGGATGGGATGGGTGCTATCCTTGCTTATGGCAAGCATAAGAATGAAGACCAACGCTATGAGTTCTCCACCACTTTTGAAGCAAGCTTCAACGTGATGAAGAACCTGAATGTCCGTGCCAATTACAGTTACCTGCATTACAACTACCAAACCATGAACAGGACGGTGAATGTGCCCTATTCCAAATATCCGGGTGAAATATCTTATCTGGCTACCGGAAACGGCGTGAACCAGTTGAAAGAAACACAAACCAATCATTGGTATCAGGCTTTCAATGTTTATGGTGACTATATGTTGGATATTGCCGACCATCAATTCAAGATTATGGCTGGTTATAACTATGAAACTAAACGTTTGAAAGACATTAAAGTCTCCCGCCAAGGCTTGCTTTCCGATGACCTGAATGACTTGAACCTGGCAGTAGGAGATGCGATGACTATGTCCGGCGGACAGAATGAATACGCACTTTTAGGAGCATTTTATCGTTTTAATTACTCCTACAAGGGTGGTCGTTACTTATTCGAGACGAGCGGGCGTTATGACGGAAGTTCCCGGTTCAGAAGCGGCCATCGTTTCGGTTTCTTCCCCTCGGCTTCCGTAGGATGGAGAATCAGTGAAGAGCCGTTTTTCGGAAACTTGAAGAAGAATATTGATAATGTGAAATTGCGTCTGTCGTACGGTTCGTTGGGAAACCAGCAGGTAGGATATTATGATTATATCCAGACTATTGATACCAACGGCACCATGAACTATATCTTTGGCGACCAGAAGAAAGGTTCTTATGCCAGTGTTTCCGACCCGAACTCTGCAGACCTGACTTGGGAAACTGTCTCAACCTGGAATGTGGGACTGGACCTCGGTTTCTTCAATAACCGTTTGAATCTGACTGCCGATGCCTATATCAGAGATACCAAAGGGATGCAAACTTCCGGCAAGAAATTGCCCGGTGCTTATGGGGCTAATGAGCCCAAGCAAAATGCAGCCAATCTGCGTACTAAAGGCTGGGAATTGATGTTGACCTGGAACGATGCCTTCAAACTGGCAAACAAGCCTTTCCGCTATAACCTGTCCGTAGGTCTGGCAGACAACACATCGGAAATAACAAAATTCGATAATCCGTCCAAGATATTGAGTGATTATTATGTCGGTCAGAAACTGGGTGATATTTGGGGATATGTGGTAGACGGACTTTTCAGAACAGATGAAGAAGCGGCAAGCTATAATGTCGACCAGTCGGCTGTGAACTTCGTCATCAACACGGCACAAGTGAATCCGGGACTTCATGCCGGTGACATGAAATTCGTCGATTTGGACGGCGACCATAAAATTTCTTCCGGTTCGAATACGGCGGATGACCCCGGCGACCGGAAAATAATCGGAAACTCATTGCCGCGCTATACATATAGCATTCAAGGTGGTTTCGACTGGTACGGCTTCGACTTCTCCATCTATCTTCAGGGGGTAGGGCATCAGGATTGGTATCCGGGTACGAATTCCGTATTTTTCTGGGGACCGTATGCACGTCCGTATTCATCATTCATTCCCCGCGATTTCTTGAGTAATGTGTGGAGCCCGGAAAATCCGGATGCTTATTTCCCGCGTCCGATAGGTTATCTTGCTTTGGGCAACAACCGTTCCCTGGGAGTGGTGAACGACCGTTATTTGCAGAATCTGGCTTATTGCAGGGTGAAGAATATAACAGTAGGCTATACGATTCCCGCCATATGGACAAAGAAAGTGAAGATAGAACGCCTGCATATCTATTTCAGTGGCGAGAACCTGTTTACCTTCTCTCCGCTAAAGAGCGATTACATTGACCCGGAACAAGCTTCGGCGGAAAACTCCATTAAATCTGCGAATGGTAACGCTAAACTGTATCCTTGGTCGAAAACCTATTCTTTCGGAGTGAACGTAACTTTTTAA
- a CDS encoding RagB/SusD family nutrient uptake outer membrane protein, translating into MKPVYIVSWLLALAVFFVSCDDWLDKTPKDRLYPDVYFKTEDELRLFTNQFYNNLIPAAADIYSESSDLIVKSDLMLEMSGQRIIPDEGNGWNFTALRDINFYLQYSHNCTDVNARNRYDGVARFFRAYFYFEKVKRYGDIPWYDKALDSDDPDLYKARDSREFVMQKMLADLDFAITHLPKTKNAYILTRWTALALKSRVCLFEGTFRKYHGLEDYEKYLDACVSASETFMNESGYTLYKSGSTPYRDLFASMNLQADEIIFGRDYEASLSVLHNVQNYENATTMGRPGLNKKIVNFYLMADGSRFTDKAGYETMTFDQECQNRDPRLAQTIRTPGYTRIGSTKKEAPNLAYTMTGYHLIKYSMTANYDEYNKSCNDIPLFRTAEVYLNFAEAKAELGTLKQADINKSIKLLRDRVGMGNLDMELANSKPDSYLMSAATGYPNVKGANQGVILEIRRERTIELAMEGFRYYDIMRWKEGKLFENDLLGIYIPGPGTYDLDQDGTDDVCFYVGTKPAGNVPLYLEIGEQIRLSNGESGYIICHSLITKKWNEDRDYLYPVPISERTLSNGVVTQNPGWNDGLNFN; encoded by the coding sequence ATGAAACCTGTTTATATAGTATCTTGGTTGCTCGCATTGGCGGTATTTTTCGTTTCTTGCGACGATTGGTTGGATAAGACGCCTAAAGACCGTCTCTATCCGGATGTATATTTCAAGACTGAGGATGAGTTGCGGTTGTTTACGAACCAGTTTTATAATAACTTGATTCCGGCTGCCGCCGATATCTATTCCGAATCATCCGATTTAATTGTCAAGTCCGATTTGATGCTCGAAATGTCCGGGCAACGTATCATCCCCGACGAGGGAAACGGCTGGAATTTTACTGCACTTCGGGATATTAATTTTTATTTGCAGTATTCCCACAACTGCACGGATGTGAATGCCCGTAACCGCTATGATGGTGTCGCCCGTTTTTTCAGAGCTTATTTCTATTTTGAGAAAGTGAAGAGGTATGGTGACATTCCCTGGTATGACAAAGCACTTGATTCGGACGACCCGGATTTATATAAAGCCCGGGATTCACGGGAATTCGTCATGCAGAAAATGTTGGCCGACTTGGATTTTGCGATTACCCATCTTCCGAAAACAAAAAATGCATATATACTGACCCGGTGGACAGCCTTAGCACTGAAATCCCGTGTCTGTCTGTTCGAGGGGACTTTCCGTAAATATCATGGATTAGAGGATTATGAGAAATATTTGGATGCTTGTGTCTCGGCATCCGAAACATTTATGAATGAAAGCGGATATACGCTCTATAAATCGGGCAGCACACCTTATAGGGATTTATTCGCTTCCATGAATCTGCAAGCGGATGAAATCATTTTCGGTCGCGACTATGAAGCCTCTCTTTCCGTGCTTCATAATGTGCAGAATTATGAGAATGCCACCACGATGGGACGTCCGGGGTTAAATAAGAAGATTGTGAATTTTTATCTGATGGCGGACGGAAGCCGTTTCACGGATAAAGCCGGTTATGAAACAATGACTTTCGACCAGGAATGTCAGAATCGGGACCCGCGCTTGGCACAAACTATCCGTACTCCCGGATATACGAGAATAGGAAGTACAAAGAAAGAGGCTCCGAACCTAGCCTACACAATGACGGGATATCACTTGATAAAATATTCGATGACAGCTAATTATGATGAATATAATAAGTCATGCAATGATATTCCACTGTTCCGTACGGCAGAGGTATACTTAAATTTTGCAGAAGCAAAAGCCGAATTGGGAACTTTGAAGCAGGCGGATATTAATAAATCCATCAAGTTACTCAGAGACAGGGTAGGGATGGGGAATCTGGATATGGAACTGGCTAATTCAAAACCGGATTCGTACCTGATGAGTGCTGCCACAGGTTATCCGAATGTGAAAGGAGCCAATCAGGGGGTAATTCTTGAAATTCGTCGTGAACGGACTATCGAACTGGCGATGGAAGGTTTCCGCTATTATGACATCATGCGCTGGAAAGAAGGAAAACTGTTCGAGAATGACTTGCTGGGAATCTATATTCCCGGTCCGGGCACTTACGATTTGGACCAGGACGGTACGGATGATGTCTGTTTCTATGTTGGAACGAAACCTGCCGGAAATGTACCTTTGTATTTGGAGATTGGCGAACAGATTCGCTTGTCGAACGGTGAGAGTGGTTATATCATTTGCCACAGTCTCATTACTAAAAAATGGAATGAAGACAGAGATTATTTATATCCTGTTCCTATCAGCGAACGTACTTTGTCCAATGGTGTGGTAACACAGAATCCCGGTTGGAATGACGGATTGAACTTTAATTAA
- a CDS encoding DNA topoisomerase 3: MIVCIAEKPSVARDIAEVLGAHTRKEGYIEGNGYQVTWTFGHLCTLKEPHEYTPNWKSWSLGSLPMIPPRFGIKLIGHDPGIEKQFHIIEQLMQNADEIINCGDAGQEGELIQRWVMQKAGARCPVKRLWISSLTEEAIREGFSKLKDQSDFQSLYEAGLSRAIGDWLLGMNATRLYTIKYGQNKQVLSIGRVQTPTLALIVNRQLEIANFQPKQYWELKTNYRDTTFSALIRKSDEEIAAEEEKNGGKKKIDNPGIDPIANREEGEALVERIKDLPFVVTSVGKKDGKEYAPRLFDLTSLQVECNKKFAYSADETLKLIQSLYEKKVATYPRVDTTFLSDDIYPKCPGILKGLRDYEVLTAPLNGSTLPKSKKVFDNSKVTDHHAIIPTGVYAQNLTDMERRVYDLIARRFIAVFYPDCKISTTTVMGEVDKIEFKVTGKQILEPGWRVVFAKDVKDSTEEKEDEDENVLPAFVKGESGPHIPDLNEKWTQPPRPFTEATLLRAMETAGKLVDNDELRDALKENGIGRPSTRAAIIETLFKRNYIRKERKNLIATPTGVELVQIIHEELLKSAELTGIWEKKLREIEKKTYDARQFLEELKQMVSEVVMSVLSDNTNRRITIQDAVAAQAEEKAKKEPKKRERKPSAPKEKKPKSETKVTESTKVETPPATVSASIASSVDNPDALVGQPCPLCGKGTIIKGKTAYGCSEWRNGCAYRKNFE; encoded by the coding sequence ATGATAGTTTGCATAGCCGAAAAACCATCTGTAGCACGTGATATAGCCGAAGTACTCGGTGCTCATACAAGAAAAGAAGGATATATAGAAGGAAACGGATACCAGGTGACCTGGACATTCGGGCATCTATGTACTTTGAAAGAGCCCCATGAATACACGCCTAATTGGAAATCGTGGAGTTTGGGCAGCTTACCGATGATTCCCCCGCGTTTCGGTATCAAGCTGATTGGGCATGACCCAGGTATTGAGAAACAGTTTCATATTATCGAGCAGTTGATGCAGAATGCGGATGAGATTATCAATTGCGGTGATGCCGGTCAGGAAGGAGAATTGATTCAGCGTTGGGTGATGCAGAAGGCTGGAGCACGCTGTCCGGTGAAGCGACTGTGGATTTCTTCTTTGACGGAAGAAGCTATTCGTGAAGGTTTTTCCAAGTTGAAAGACCAGTCTGATTTTCAGTCGTTGTATGAGGCGGGACTTTCTCGTGCAATAGGTGACTGGTTGTTGGGAATGAACGCTACCCGTCTTTATACGATTAAGTATGGTCAAAACAAGCAGGTGCTCTCTATTGGTCGTGTGCAAACGCCTACTTTGGCATTGATTGTCAACCGTCAGTTGGAAATCGCCAATTTCCAACCCAAGCAATATTGGGAGTTGAAGACAAACTATCGCGACACTACCTTCTCTGCCCTCATCCGTAAGAGTGATGAAGAGATAGCTGCGGAAGAAGAGAAGAACGGTGGAAAGAAGAAAATAGATAACCCGGGCATCGACCCCATTGCCAATCGTGAAGAAGGGGAAGCTTTGGTAGAACGTATCAAAGACCTGCCATTTGTAGTAACCAGTGTCGGCAAGAAAGACGGAAAGGAATACGCCCCGCGTCTGTTCGACTTGACTTCTCTTCAGGTGGAGTGCAACAAGAAATTCGCCTATTCCGCCGATGAGACGCTGAAACTTATCCAGTCTCTTTACGAAAAGAAAGTGGCTACCTATCCGCGTGTCGATACCACTTTCCTGAGCGACGATATTTATCCGAAATGCCCCGGCATTCTGAAAGGACTTCGTGATTACGAAGTGTTGACTGCCCCGCTGAACGGTTCTACACTGCCTAAATCGAAAAAAGTATTTGATAATTCAAAAGTGACGGATCACCACGCCATCATCCCTACCGGAGTGTACGCTCAAAACCTGACCGATATGGAACGTCGTGTCTACGACCTGATAGCTCGCCGTTTTATAGCTGTGTTCTATCCTGATTGTAAGATTTCTACCACCACCGTGATGGGAGAAGTAGACAAAATAGAATTTAAAGTAACCGGTAAACAAATCTTGGAACCGGGTTGGCGTGTCGTATTCGCCAAAGACGTGAAGGACTCCACCGAAGAGAAAGAGGATGAGGATGAAAATGTTCTTCCTGCCTTTGTGAAAGGGGAGAGCGGTCCTCACATCCCTGACTTGAACGAGAAATGGACGCAGCCGCCAAGACCTTTCACGGAAGCGACTTTGCTCCGTGCAATGGAAACCGCCGGAAAACTGGTGGATAATGACGAACTTCGTGATGCCTTGAAAGAGAACGGTATCGGGCGACCGTCTACCCGTGCTGCTATTATAGAAACCTTGTTCAAACGAAATTATATCCGCAAAGAGAGAAAGAACCTGATTGCCACCCCGACAGGAGTGGAACTGGTACAAATTATCCACGAAGAACTCTTGAAATCTGCCGAACTGACAGGTATTTGGGAAAAGAAGCTCCGCGAAATAGAAAAGAAAACCTATGATGCCCGCCAGTTCCTGGAAGAGCTGAAGCAAATGGTTTCGGAAGTTGTGATGAGTGTACTGTCTGATAATACGAATCGTCGTATTACTATTCAAGACGCAGTAGCTGCCCAGGCTGAAGAGAAAGCAAAGAAAGAACCGAAGAAACGTGAACGGAAACCAAGTGCTCCAAAAGAAAAGAAACCGAAGTCCGAAACAAAGGTGACAGAAAGTACAAAAGTTGAAACACCGCCGGCTACTGTATCTGCTTCGATAGCCTCTTCGGTTGATAATCCGGATGCATTAGTAGGACAACCTTGCCCGCTTTGCGGCAAAGGAACAATCATAAAAGGCAAGACAGCCTACGGGTGTTCGGAATGGAGGAACGGATGTGCATACCGGAAGAATTTTGAATAA